One Triticum dicoccoides isolate Atlit2015 ecotype Zavitan chromosome 3B, WEW_v2.0, whole genome shotgun sequence genomic window, ATCTGAAAATCCGTCATACTCCTGGATCACCACAGGAGCCCGTCGGAACAGCCACGGCCCTCCCTCCATGATCTTCCTCCAATCTCCCAAGCAGTGGCACTGAATAAGGAACAAATTGGGCCCCTTGATATTGAAAGTCACGCCATGCGCCGCCGACCATGCATTACGCATCTGCGTCAAGAGCGCCGCATGACTGAACGGCTTAGTCGTATGAACCCGGAACAAGGCTAACCAGCGAACATCTTTGATCAAATCTTCCACCTCCTCTGAGAAATCCAGATCCTCCTCTTCCTTCCCATGCAACTTCATCCCGGCGAACTGATCCTCAAGATCAGGCCCCGGCCCAAAGTACGAACCATGCTCATCCTCCCCTCCACCAGATGCACTCCTCCTTGCCTGCGAGCTGTGACTCCCCCCATCTGCCATCGAGTTGTTTTGGCTTCCATCTTCCCTGACCCCATCATGATCTCCAGATCCGGTCGCCCCCTCAAGCCCTAACCCTACTTCCGCCTCCGTCTCTTCCCCCTGCCCCCCTGTCATCTGACGCGTTGGATCCGCCATGCAAGCGGGCGTGCGCTGCGAGAAGTGGTAGATCTCACCGGCGACCGGAGGGAATCGGCGATCGGCGAGAGTTTACGTGGACTCTGGCGAGGATCGCCAGAGGAGCGGTGGAACCCTATAAACTAGGGGAAAACCTAGAAACGTTTACTTGGAATAACTGGACTGGTGCTATGTGCTCTCCCACTTTAGAAGACCGCCGGAAACATGCCATAAGCCCATAAGGTTGGAGCGTGACGTTGTAGTTCATCGTCATTATGTAACGTGATATCTACATACATCAGAATATGGCTAAACGCAGGACGAAACATACTCAAAATCGAAGTGCATCCATAGCGTGGTATGGACGCGACACCCCGTGCGTCCAACGTACGCGCCACCTCTCCCTACAAAACCCAGAACCCAAAAACCCCACGCCTCGACCCGCACCACCAGCACCAAGAAACCGCGAGACCCACGCCCGTGGCAGGCAGGCAGCCATGGAGCCGGAGGTCGCGGAGGCCGCCCGTGGCGAGGCTGCATTCTCAATACGCGCGCTCCACCACATCGCCCTCGCGGCCGGCGCTAGCGCCAGCAGCAAAAACATTGCCGTGTCCCCGGTCTCCATCCACGCCGCGGTGATGCTCCTTGGTACGGCTGCCCGCGGCGCCACGCTCGACGAGATCGTCGCCTTCCTCGGCCCCGCCGGCGGCCGCGCCCACGCACTGCTCGCGTCGGATGTCGCCCTACGCGTGCTCGCCCACAGCGCCGGCGATCACGGCGGGCCGAAGGTGCGGTTCGCCAACAGTGTCTGGGTCGACGCCGCGTCAGCACGCCTCAAGGCCGACTACGCCGGCGTTGTCGCCGACCAGTTCCGCGCCCAAGCGTACGCAGCGTCCTTCACAACAAAGGTAAATTATCTTCTGTCTTCTCTCCCATGCCTATGAGCTCGCCTGAGTTCATTGATAAACTTTGTTTTTCCAGCCGGAGGAAGCGAGGCGGGACATCAACCGGTGGGTCCAGGCTGCGACGGCAGGGCGGATCAAGGGCTTCCTGCCACAGGGCTCCGTCGGCGCCGGCACGCGGGTCATCCTCGCGAACGCGCTCTACTTCAAGGGCGTCTGGGAGAGCAAGTTCGACGCCCGGCTCACGCAGCAACACAGATTCTACCTGCTCAACGGCGGCCATGTCCGCGTGCCGTTCATGTCGAGTGGCGAGAGCCAGCACATCGCCTGCTGCCCCGAGTGGAAGGTCCTGAAACTTCATTACGCGCCCGGCCGCCGCGGTGTCGAGCACCTGCGGCGGCACTTCGCCATGTACGTCTACCTCCCGAACGAGCTCCACGGCCTGCCGAGCATGGTGCGGAAGCTGGCCTCCAGCCCGGAGCTGCTCGAGGCGGGCTCCATGGACCTGAGAGACATGGTCCCCGTGCGCGACTTCCGGCTGCCAAAGTTCACCGTGTCGTACAAGACGGAGGCGACGGGGCTGCTGCAGGGCCTCGGGCTGCGCCTGCCGTTCGACGACGACGCCGCCGACTTCTCGGAGATGCTGGAGGACTCCAAGGGGTCCCTCGTCGTGTCCAACGTCTACCACCAGTCCCTGGTGGAGGTGAACGAGGAAGGGACCGAAGCGGCCGCGACGACCGCGGTAACCAGTATGACTTTTACCTGTCCCGCGGTGATGAGCAGGCCGGTCAAATACGTGGACTTCGTCGCCGACCACCCTTTCATGTTCTTGACCAAGGAGGAGCTCACCGGCGTCGTGGTGTTCGCCGGTCTAGTTCTGGATCCTTCGTCGTGATTCCGATGCTGGCTCGTATTAGCCCGCGTGTCTTTGCCTTGTAACCGCGGTGACTTGCACTATATATATGTACTTATGGTGCCCTGACTATGGTAACTAAGTACATTATCTTATCTTGATTATTTTTTTGAGTAAAAAGTTTGATTTGGTGAAATTTGTTTTGAGCGGAACTTGTCCTTGTTGaaaataatttggaaaacgtttTAAATAAGTCGGAAGATTTCTTGTCTTTTATCAAACCTGCGCGTCCGGCGCCGTCCGATCCCACACGATCGTGTGGCACCACCGCGCTGCATGTTACAATCAGAGCATGTTACAATCCCACGAAGAACAGTGAGGCTTCACCAGTCCTACATGAGATAGTGACATGCTCTGATGCGTACTGCAAGGTGGAGATGCAGGGACGCCAACACGCTGCCGTGCTGCGGTGCATGCGCAAGGCAGAGCTGCGGATGCAGCCGTGCTACGAGCTACGAGCAGCACTCTATCGAGCCGGCGATTCTGCAATGACGTACGAAGAAGCACGATGGCGAAATGCTGCAAGGTCAATGGTGGGTACGGCACGGGAAGCAACGGTGCTGCAACGAGGGGAGTTGCATCGGTAGTCGGCCATGAGCCGCTGCAGCAACGCCAGCGAGGTGATGTTGCAAGCCGATGCTGTGATGGCGCCGCCATGCTCCAGTGGCATCTCGGCTACGACGACGGCTCAACTTCGGCGACATTTTGCTACATGGCTCAGGCTGCTCCGGGCTCCTACGATGCTGCAAGCCAGTGCTGCAGCGGAGCCGCCGTGCTGGGAGTCTGCCGGTGCTACGATGGCGCCGCCCTGCTGCGAGTCCACATCGTACTGGTCGTGGTGGGCCGCCGTGCTGCGAGTTGTTCTGTGCTATGGTCGTGGTGGCGTAGAGAAGACAGCGGAAGGAGACCATACTGCGTTGACTTTCATCGATGGTAAAGACGCCCACATCATACGGTCCAGGAGGTGGATGTTGTTCGATTTTTCTACATCCTGGTGGCGCCGTGATTTTGCTAGGTAACTACACATAACACATGTGATGGTATAAATACTAGAAGACCATCTTCCTCAATGATGATGGTGGTCGAGTCAAGGTTGCTAATGTTGAGAGTAGTGTCGCTGACGCCGCCGTCTTCTTCGAAGCATGCTATCGCAGCATCATCGAAGCAGCCGGGCCGCCATTGCCAGACCACTGCGGCCATCGTATCATCATCGGAGCAGCCATGCTTGTCATTGCAACACGACCGTGGTCGTGAAACACGTCGCCACAGCATCGTCGAAGATGTATGGCGTAGCATCGTCGTGGTTGTTGAAGTACGACGTCTTGGTCGTCGAACCATGTTGTCACAACATCACCATGGCCGTCGAAGCACAACACCGGCGTTAGAAGCATGTTGTTGCGCCATCCTCGTGGTCGTCGAAGCACATCTCGTAGCATCACCGCGGCCGTCGAAGTATGCCATTGAAGCATTGTCGCGGCCGTCGAAGCACACCACGGCTGTTCAAAGCATGTCATCATGCCAACGCCGTGGCCGTCGCAGCTTCATCGAAGCAGCCAGGATGACGTCGCGGCGGTCATTGCAGCACACCTCGTAGCATCACCATGGCTGTCGAAGCATGTCGTTGATGCATTGTTGTGGCCACCGAAGCATACCATGGGTGTTCGAGCATGTTGTCGTGCCCACGTCACGCCCGTCGCAGCATTGTCGAAGCAGTTGGGATGTTGTCACAGCATCGCCGCGGCTATCAAAGTACACCATAGGCGCTCGAAGCATGTGGTTGTGTCATCACCACGGCCATCGTAACATGCCTCGAAGCATCACCGTGGTAGTTGCAGTAGTTAGGATGTCACAGAGACCATCGTTCGGCGCTGCAGCACTGTCCGTGGCCTTCGGTGGTGTGACAAAGCATCACCGGGCGTGGTGGTGCAGCAACGCAAGCTGCAATGGAGCAGCGCCGCGGGTCGACGGTGTTGCGACGGTGCATCACCGGGTGGCACGGTGCAGCGACACGAGCTGCAATGGAGCAATGTCGGggccgtcggtgcgacgacgaagcATCACAGGGGCGTGTGGTGCTGTGATGGAGCTCCATGGCGTGTCGCCGAGGGAGGCGCGCTGGTGTGGAGCTGTAATGAGGCATTGCTGGGCTGCACTGTCAGCTCTGACGAGTAAGGGCCGCACTTCACTGCCCGCTAGGGCTATTAGATGCGACAGCTGCTAGTAGTTGCGAACGGGGAGAGCTACGGTCGAGGGATCCTGCGAGGCGTGTGTGAAACAATCCAGCGAATGTGAAGCCTCGCATCGGACGGTGTACAAGGCGACTTAGAACGTCgggatacacacacacacactcccctgcTGCCTACTGGCTCGCTTCCACTCACTGTCTTCGTCTCTTGTCCACATCTCTCCTCTCCTCCTTGCCACCCAAGCTGAGCAGGAGGAAGATCAATCGAAGAATGAGCTTTTTCAACAGATGGTCCACGTGCATGCACATGTGTATACATACGTTATTTTCTTCGAAAAGGAGGATCACCCTGGCCTAGGTGTATACGTACGTAGCCGCCATCACTAGTTAGCTATTGATTAGGGTGTTGCGTGGCTACCTTGACAATTAGGAAAAGGTTGGAGAAGGCGGATGTGCCCTGCAGGAACCACACCACGAAGTCTAGGATGACGCTACGCTAGAATCCACCGCAGGCCAGCTTGGGGAAGATCCGCAGAACTCAATGTCATTGACAAACAGGACCCTGACAAAGGCGGAGGCGGAGGCTACCGGCAAGGAAAGAAGAGGCACGGTCTACACATGAACACATCATGTATGCATGGATGCATGTGAGACATACATACGAGAGCAGTTTTTTGTAGGACAAGCTACACGGTACCCTTTATCATAGCCGTTCAATCTGGGCTCTAGTGTATTTGGATGTGTGCCTATATCTGAAAATCAGCAGGTGCATGTGGACGAGCTGTCTCGTATGTCCATGATTCGTCAGAGCTTGCCGGTAATTGATAGAGGAGGAGCAGTGAGCTCCTTGCTCACTTTCTCACCCTTAAATGACAGCTTTTTTTCACTCACGCACGTCAcctctctctcttctcatttctctcacacaaacacctcTGCTCCTTTATCTCTCACGTCATATCTCTCTCATGAGAATCTATCTCTCAAGAAAACATGCTctttctctctgctctctctcataGCACCTCTCTCCTCTGTCACGTCACCTCTTTCTCAGAAAAAATTACGCTCCCAAATCACCGCTCTCACTAAAAAATGTTTTCTGTGTACTCTCTTTCTcagaaaaacacacactctctcataGCACCTCTCTCCTCTCACGTCACCTCTTTCACAGAAAACACGCTGTCTCACATCCCCTCTTTCACTGACACACAATGAAAAGATATGTGGGTTATATAATAAAAAGATGTGTGGGTTCTCTCTCTCCTCCCATTTCTTCACCTATGTTTCAGCGTAGAAAACCAACCCACGTGACTACAGTTGCTAGAACAGTTGCACCTGACATCCAACCCTGGTCAAATCTGGCTAATGACACTGGCGCATGCAGAAGGGGCCACATGGCGCACAAATCACAACGCAGAAATGGACGCCCAGGATAAAGGGTACCATAGAGCTCCAGCTACACTGCAACTTTCTGCATACATATAGCCTAGCTAGGTTCGAGAAAGAAACAAGCATGTAAGGAACAAAAATGTTGATGTTGTACGTACCTTGTCACCCAAAGCCAGAAGGACGACGATGTTTCTCGAGTTGCAGGTCCGCCCAAGTTGGTGTCTGAGTTGATTGATGATTCAAATTCTCAATTGAATAGGGAGTTAGTTGAGGAAAATTTTATACCCATTTATGCAGGAGCGATATTACAAATACTAATTTTGTTGAGAAACATTGATGGTTACTGGTCATGGAACTTTGAAAAAACTGGAGTATTTAATGTTTGACCAACATATCAGATGAAAGAGGATACAAAAAGTGACAATGCAGAAAACCGGTAGATCCCTGAATAGGGTTGCTCATGGGGTGCAGGAGCACGCATAGAGAAGCATATTAAGATGCTCACAAAACAAGGTCCTCGTGGTGAGGTAATGCTCTATAGCCTACATGTCATAACTTGTTTTTTTTTGATAATTACATGTCATAACATTGATTTGCCTCGTATGAGGGAAACCATATGTTGGATGCCAAGTTGGAAGCCCCCACCTCCCCTTATTTAGGTGGATGAGGGCTAGAGTTACATGAGCCCAAGTCAGTTTGCATGGCTTGTCGTCCAAGTTGATATACTACTACACGTCTCGGCGAGGGACCTTGGTCATTGTGGGGCCCTGAGGTCGGCCTAGTGTTGGGCTTCCCTGTAGGAAGGCCAACCCAGGTGTGGTACACCGTCACTAGCCCCCGAGCATGTATGGAGTTGGAGTCCTTCTTCCTTCGGGAATAAGAACCTAGACGGGCTCCTGTTGTTTGAAAAAAAACATGGCATGTCTTCATAGGTCGGCTTCAGTGATCTTCGGGCTCGCCGAGCGTATGACCTCCTTTAATAGGTTGAAGGAGACATGATCCACCAAGCTCATCGCCCCGAGGAGGAAGTCGAGGACAAAGTGTCCGACCTCCCTATCTTTGTATTCATTGGAGACATTCCGGTTCATAGAAACCGGCTTCAAAAACGGTGATTCGGCCGAAGCGCAAAGTGTTGTGATTTTTCTTCTTTTATAGATACATTGGGGGCACGATAGTGCACCTGGTGGGCATAGGGCCTGGACCTCCAGCCAACTCATGGGGTCGAGTGAAGGGTCTTGGTTAACTTTTGAAGggcaaacacgtgtcggctcgaCTGCGAAGGCAGTAAACGATGTGATCTGACGGGCTTGAATGCCTGAAGGGGCTGTTTATGGAGGAGTTATCAAGGAGATTATAATCTGTATGAATACATTTATCTCTTGTAATTTCGCTCATGAGTTTAGCAACTCGAAATTTAAAGCTCACAATTTAGCTAGGCATTATTTAGCTTTAGGTCGGGGTCGTCATATATGGTTGGGACCTCATTATCCCATTGTTACGAAAAAGgattcccccgctttatattataatttATAAAGCAACATTATCCCATTGTTATCCCTGTAAACATACCAATTTTCAATAACAATAAATCCTAGCAGATTGATCTAGAAAAATCAGTCCCGCTGAGTTTATTTATTTTATGTTCTGGTTTGTAATTGCCACCAGATACATATACGACACAAAGATTCAGAACGTACTCCCTCCgctccgatttactcgtcgtggttctgATTCAGAAAGTACTCCATCAGTAACTTCTTTAGATTCCCTTCTCGACCTAGGTTTGGTTACATGATCTTGAGACTATCCACGAACCTTGTCCCTTCAGCCAGCGCGCTGAAGTTCCCCTTGACATACTCAACATGGTCGATGGCCTTGTACGTCGCCTCGCCTAGCTCCGGGAGCGGCTTCACCATTCCGGCAACACAAGCATTCTGAAACATCACCACAGTGGCCCGCCCTTTCTCGACGTCCGGCAGCACCCTGTGCTCGGCGCTCTTGTACGTGCCATTGGTGAGGATCTGGAGAATGTCGCCGACGTTGATGACGAAGGCGCCTGGCAGCGGGTTCAGCGGGTACCACCTGCCGTTTTTCCTCACCTGCAGGCCGGGGGTGTCATCCACGTGCAGCAGCAGCGTCAGGCCGAGGCCGTCATGGTGCGGCGTGATACCGGTCACCTTGTCCGGGTGGCGGCACGGAGGGTAGTAGTGGAAGGCAACACTCTGCGTCTTGCCCTGGAAGGTTCCCATGAGGGCCTCCTGCTCAACGCCGAGGTCACTCGCCATGAACACCGTAAGGCGGCTTGTGAGATTTGACATCTCCACTGAGTACTTGTCAAGTGCATCCCTGAATGATATGTGTACACGTAATGTATATGTAAGCCCGCGAATGAGACGAAGCAAACGGAGCAATGCATCATGTAATTAATTTAAGCAAGAGATAATGAGAATTAGGACCTAAATGTCGACGGATTGGCAGGCCAAAACTGAATGTTCCTTTGCTCGTGTTGCTGCGTCACGAGGATTAGGCTCTCTGCCCAGTCCAACTTTTCAGACGACGCTCTGTTGTAGTGGTGTCCAAACCCTTCGAAGCCATTGGCTTGGATGGCCACTGCCTTCTTCTTCTCCAGCGGCAAGCCAAAGAACTGCAGAGTGTTATCTTTCATATCTTGTACAACTGTTTCATCAACTCCGTGGTTTGTTAACTGCCAATACAGAGGATGTAAATTTGATAGTTGGACTTGGATAGTCTGGTAGATAGATCAACAAATTAAAGTGTAGCCACTCCACATGGTGTCTGGCCATGGTTCTCATTTCAGTGAAAATTCAGCTGAACTTGGAAAAATAATAGTCATTTTAGCAGGATAGTAGATatacaaaaatatttgaattttttgTCAACATATTTCTCTATCACAGAACTTGGTGCTGAATAAAGAATACCCAAACTTACGTCAAGTTTCCTAGAATTCTGGTTGGATTTCAGTCCAACAATTCTTTTTGAATGTTTTCAGTGATTTCAGTAAAACAGTTGGTATGCTACAAGTATTACTTTTTGTCGAATTCTACCTCTCGCATTTATTTTTGAGAAAAGCATGTTTTTGTCCCTCAGTTTCCCCAAAAGTATAGACTTTGTCCCTCAAGATTTCTTGGTATATATATTTGGACCTTCAAGTCTCAAAACCGGATAAATTTGGTCCAGACCAGATTTTAAGCACGTTGACCGGGGTTTGACCAGGTTTGATTGATGAACAGTAAATTTAAAAAAATAGCAAACAAATTTAGAAAATCTGCAATTTTGTGGCAACCGACATGCTTTGGTGCGCTTCGTGCGTGTAAATTTTTGTGGTCAAATAACATCCAAGGAGCTCGAGCCAAGAAAAGCAATTTTGAGGTTTTTCTGTGAGCCAAAATTAGGTTTTTTATGCCACGAGTCCCTCAAATGTCGAaacaccacacaaattttcacacACCAAAGCATCTTGGTTGCTACAAAATTCCATAGTTTTTTTTTGCTTTGTTCTtttttttttaatttactgttcatCCGTCAAACATGGTCAACGTGCTTAAAATTTGGTTTTGGACCAGACTTATCTGGTCTTGAGACTTGAAAGACCAAATATGTATACCAAAAAATCTTAAAGGATCCGGTCTTGAGACTTGAAAGACCAAATGTATACCAAAAAATCTTAAAGGATCAAGTCTATACCTTTTGGAAACTTGAGGGACCATTAACATATGTTTCTCTTTATTTTCTGAAGTtttaagaaagaaagaaaaatgggCCAGGCTGAGGACGGAGGGGTGTGACGGGCCGTGTACGTCTACACATACGTGCCACATACAGAGGTGGGTATACCTTATTGTCAAATGACCATACTATtctactgtgttaaaaaaaatgaCCATATTATTCTTATACGGTTTGTGAGGTGGGGTGTACCAAAGCATTGGATGTTTTGGTCATTTCAATAAGACAGTAGGTATGCCAAAAACATTTCTTtttgtaaaaaaggaaaaaaaatgaaaactttcATCGAGTTTCCTAAATTTTTAGCTAGATTTCAGCCCAACTAAAGCGAAAGTTTGTACCATGCATCTGGCCGAGCTGAGGATCACTAGAAATTACAGGAATTAATATTTCCTAACCAGCAAGATCTCGCACTACTATTTGTAGTATACGAATATGAAAAGCACGAGTGAATGGCCTCTCTCAAAACGACGGTAGATATACTCCATTGCGAGCAAAGATAAGAACCTGGAAGAAGCCCCAGTCTCGACACGCAGAGCCAAGCTTGGCAATCTCGGCTTCCGACAACTCCGGGTGAAGCAGCCTCGCCATGTCTACAACCGGTAGCTCATAGCTCTCGTCGCTGCCGACGACGACCCCGTCCCTGACCTCATCTGGCCGGGCATACCTGTCGGGGATCACAGTGGAGTCCGCGAACGTGGCCGACGCGGCGTCCGTGATCTCGGCCCTGCTGATCACCTTGTCGCCGATACGCTCCATGGATCCTGCGACTCTCCCCTCCGTGGGCGTCCTCCTCCCCAATGCTCACAGAATTGCCAGGTTTCTGTGGTTCTATGTTGGCTAGGTGCTAGGTCGCGTTCCGCGCCCAGATGAGAATCCACTGAAGTAGAGTGCTCAACTACCTATCTAGAGGTTTCCACAGTGTTAGTTGTTGGCTTCCATGATTGATGATTCAGCTTCACTCCGACTCAACCCGACGACAAGTCATCGCGGCTTTTGTTCGTATCCTGATGGGGCGATGATACAACAATAGCCAAAACATGCACGGAACCTTCTTTTTTCGTGGTAGCTATTGGTCAGTCAAATCTGTTACCGTTCATttgtgtttttttgtgatttgcaatTGTGGATAGAAGTATGTATTTGACTGACACTTGCTTGTTGTGTTTTCAGTCGATTTTACAGCCCGGTTATTTTCTGTAGCTGGGCTGTTTCATGGCCTGCTGCTACCGGTTCCTTTTTTCTGAGGGGTGCTCCTAAATGCCCCACACCGGCACCCCctattttcttgttttttttttgttactcttccgtttttgttttttcttctttcaAAAATTcgggattttgaaaaaaaaatgaaaattcagAAAACAAGAAATGGGAATTTTGAAACGTTCATGAAGCCAAAAAATGTCTTTGAATTGGAATAATGTTTGTGATTTCAAGAAATGTttgtgatttcaaaaaatgttcatgaatttgtatATTGATGAAATGTTTTAATCAGATGAAGaaattttgaatttgatgaacattttctgAACTTGATAAATAAAGTCTCCCTTCCAAGAACCTTTTTGGAAATCGGATGAAGCTTTTAGAAAATGGATTAACAGTTTTTTAATCTGGTGAACTTTTTAAACAATTCTGGTGAACAAATTTGGAATACGATGGACATTTTATGGATTAGAtgaacatttttcattttttttaacttgATGGACAAATTCTCAATTCACGAACACTTCTCTGAAATTGGGTGAACTTTTTGAATTCATTGAATTTTTTAACACAATGAAAATAATAAAACTTATGGTGAAGAAATTTTGATTTCAAAACTTATTCAATTTGATGAAAAATTCAAACATATGGTGAAGAAATTTTTAATGTGATGAAATCTTTTggaatttcatgaacattttttgaattagatGAATGTTTCTTTAAATCAGtgtaaaaatgttcacgattttaaTAAAATCACGAAaacgagaaaaaagaaaaaagaaataagaaGTAAAGGAAATGAATAAGAAGAAAAAtcgaaaaagaaaagaaactaagacGAAAAAAGAattgaaaaggaaaaaaaataaaaaggagaaaaacagaagaagaaaagaaaaccgGCTTGCCAAGGTGCTAGAACCTTCGCAAAACCGGACATGATCTACCTGCGTCGGTCCACTTATACGCAGAAGGGTGTGGGGGGTTACGCAGGTCGTTGCTTCGCGGTGACCTGCACGCCGAATACGAGCGGCCCTCCTAATTAGCGCCTAAGGACTATTTTTCGGAACTGGAGCTCACGTGAACAACACCTGGGCCAGATAGTTAGGATAGTAACTCAACTGCGCTCGTCCACTCCACCTCATTCCCTACTTTCCCTTAGAAAAAAAAATCTCTATCGCTTCTAACTGTCCAAGAAAAAAACCATTAGCTGTTCATTCTGGGGAAAACATATACACTTTTTTCTTGGAAATTCATGAACAGCCAGTTTTGAGGGGAAATTTTGGaaattttgaagaaaaaaaattgaTGAATTTGATTTAAGTTCCTAGTTTAATAAATTTCATGAATTAtagaaaaagttcatgattttatcAAGAATTTGAGTAAAATTTACGAATTAAGAAACCATAGTTTTTTGGAAAAATAGTTCGCAAATTTGTCAATTTTCATGGATTTTGTAAGagtgttcatcaattttgaaaaaaggtcacgaatttgaaaagaggacatCACTTTTGACAAAAAAGTTAATGAATTTAAAAAATGGCTATCAATTATGAAAACAGGTTAATCCATTTTTAAAAAAACTgtcaattttaaaaaaagtttatcaattttgaaaaataAGTTCACGAAATGAATGTTTTTATAAATtattaaaaagttcatgaattgcaaaaaaaatcatcgattttcTATAACATGTGCATGGGTTTGATAAAAGTCGATGCATTCTTTTTTT contains:
- the LOC119278515 gene encoding protein SRG1-like, with the translated sequence MERIGDKVISRAEITDAASATFADSTVIPDRYARPDEVRDGVVVGSDESYELPVVDMARLLHPELSEAEIAKLGSACRDWGFFQLTNHGVDETVVQDMKDNTLQFFGLPLEKKKAVAIQANGFEGFGHHYNRASSEKLDWAESLILVTQQHEQRNIQFWPANPSTFRDALDKYSVEMSNLTSRLTVFMASDLGVEQEALMGTFQGKTQSVAFHYYPPCRHPDKVTGITPHHDGLGLTLLLHVDDTPGLQVRKNGRWYPLNPLPGAFVINVGDILQILTNGTYKSAEHRVLPDVEKGRATVVMFQNACVAGMVKPLPELGEATYKAIDHVEYVKGNFSALAEGTRFVDSLKIM
- the LOC119280060 gene encoding serpin-Z1-like, with the translated sequence MEPEVAEAARGEAAFSIRALHHIALAAGASASSKNIAVSPVSIHAAVMLLGTAARGATLDEIVAFLGPAGGRAHALLASDVALRVLAHSAGDHGGPKVRFANSVWVDAASARLKADYAGVVADQFRAQAYAASFTTKPEEARRDINRWVQAATAGRIKGFLPQGSVGAGTRVILANALYFKGVWESKFDARLTQQHRFYLLNGGHVRVPFMSSGESQHIACCPEWKVLKLHYAPGRRGVEHLRRHFAMYVYLPNELHGLPSMVRKLASSPELLEAGSMDLRDMVPVRDFRLPKFTVSYKTEATGLLQGLGLRLPFDDDAADFSEMLEDSKGSLVVSNVYHQSLVEVNEEGTEAAATTAVTSMTFTCPAVMSRPVKYVDFVADHPFMFLTKEELTGVVVFAGLVLDPSS